A single region of the Brassica rapa cultivar Chiifu-401-42 chromosome A03, CAAS_Brap_v3.01, whole genome shotgun sequence genome encodes:
- the LOC103856997 gene encoding probable long-chain-alcohol O-fatty-acyltransferase 3 encodes MEEEFKNLIKVWVSAISSVAYCYFLSTRIKAGVFRLISVLPVCAMFFVLPLFISSSTFCLYTAFFLSVANFKLILFSFDQGPLFPLPPNLAQFIAFTCLPIKHQQNPKTLTHFPKWFFIIKVVIYIVVLHIYHHYKQCLPLILLLGFYPLNLYLEHEMILTSLKYIVTVTLGLDLQPQFNEPYLATSLQDFWGRRWNLMISDLLRSSVYSPVRKICQYFVTSEWATIMGVLATFIASGVSHEVLYVYLTRETPTGEVTWFFVLHGVCTVVEVLVKKKTFVGRWSVRPIVSRLLTVGFVCLTSGWLFFPQLIRSNVIENFVYEALLCLDFFKLKF; translated from the coding sequence ATGGAGGAAGAATTCAAGAACTTAATCAAAGTATGGGTTTCAGCAATAAGCTCAGTAGCTTACTGCTACTTCTTATCAACTAGAATCAAAGCTGGCGTTTTCCGTCTAATCTCTGTTCTTCCCGTTTGTGCTATGTTCTTTGTTCTTCCTCTATTTATCTCATCTTCAACTTTCTGCTTGTACACAGCTTTTTTTCTCTCCGTTGCAAATTTCAAACTCATTCTCTTCTCCTTCGATCAAGGCCCTCTTTTCCCACTTCCCCCAAATCTCGCCCAATTCATTGCCTTCACTTGCTTACCCATCAAACATCAacaaaaccctaaaaccctaactCATTTCCCCAAATGGTTTTTTATCATTAAAGTGGTAATCTACATTGTGGTGTTACATATTTATCATCATTACAAACAATGTCTCCCTTTGATTCTACTACTAGGTTTCTATCCTCTCAATTTATACTTAGAGCATGAGATGATATTAACCTCCCTCAAATATATAGTCACCGTCACTCTTGGTTTGGACCTCCAACCACAGTTCAACGAGCCGTACTTAGCCACTTCTCTTCAAGACTTTTGGGGTCGCCGATGGAATCTTATGATCTCAGATCTCCTCCGGTCAAGCGTTTATAGTCCGGTGAGGAAAATATGCCAATACTTTGTAACTTCCGAATGGGCTACGATCATGGGAGTTTTGGCGACGTTCATAGCCTCTGGTGTATCGCATGAGGTACTCTACGTCTACTTAACCCGGGAGACTCCTACGGGAGAGGTCACATGGTTCTTTGTCTTACACGGAGTTTGCACGGTGGTTGAAGTGTTGGTTAAAAAGAAGACTTTTGTGGGGCGGTGGTCGGTGAGACCGATTGTGTCCCGGTTGCTAACGGTTGGGTTTGTGTGTCTGACCTCTGGTTGGCTGTTTTTCCCTCAGCTTATACGGAGCAACGTAATTGAAAATTTCGTTTATGAAGCCTTGTTGTGTCTTGATTTCTTTAAGCTCAAGTTTTAg